One genomic segment of bacterium includes these proteins:
- a CDS encoding molybdopterin-dependent oxidoreductase → MTTLTINGQEVTIQGDHEHLLAALRDELGIMSPKDGCSPSGQCGCCAVLVDGRARVACQTSLERSAGCEVLTLEGVSDEERNRMADVFAACGALQCGFCTPGILIRTKSLVDRKGSELTREEASRHLGGHLCRCTGYTKILDAVEALAQGEMPEAEVPGGVGSRGIKYEARELALGDRDYIDDLRPEGLLHAALHLSEHARADIVRIDTSAAEAMDGVEAVFTAADVPGELRVGIIHTDWPVFIPEGGRTSYVGDVLAIVVADTRATARQAAEAVAVTYEVHPPITDPVAAVTNGCEDAVWELDGNVLSRSVYARGDVDAALAASAHTVHEVFQTQRIEHAFLEPESTLAVPHGDGTMHVYSGGQGVWDDRDQMASVLAIDPQQITVELVSNGGAFGGKEDMANQAQTALAAWLLGRPVLCTVSREESLRMHPKRHPIRIEMWAGCDAEGHLTALRARMVGDSGPYASVGMKVLERAAGHASGPYTLPNIDVEAVAARTNNPVCGAFRGFGANQAQFAMEGVMDRLAEAVGIDGWEMRSRNAVAPGAIWGPGQIMDDGSLGARACLEAVKPAWDEARAAGKSVGLGLGLKNSGLGNGFKEIAKAVVRFDDDYHEGGGVEVRHCWTEMGQGIHTVAQQVAVTELGVSADRVRVVVDTTYELGAGQTTGSRGTLMGAGSVADACQAALADGCQPGVDYFGEYRVDWTNKLSDGVENPIIHSTFGYAAQMVVLNDEGAVEKVVAAHDVGKAVNPLLCEGQIEGAVHMGLGYALTEDFPADENGWPTNMTLKSLGILRPKDMPPVDVILVESPQPGAPYGIKGVGEIGLVPTAGAVAAALRAHSGTWHSSLPMGE, encoded by the coding sequence ATGACGACGCTGACAATCAACGGTCAAGAGGTGACCATTCAGGGCGACCACGAGCACCTGCTGGCCGCCCTGCGCGACGAGCTGGGCATCATGTCGCCCAAGGACGGGTGCTCGCCCAGCGGCCAGTGCGGCTGCTGCGCGGTGCTGGTGGACGGGCGCGCCCGGGTGGCGTGCCAAACCTCGCTGGAGCGCTCGGCCGGCTGCGAGGTGCTGACCCTGGAAGGGGTGTCGGACGAGGAGCGCAACCGCATGGCCGACGTGTTCGCAGCCTGCGGCGCCCTCCAGTGCGGGTTCTGCACCCCGGGCATCTTGATCCGCACCAAGTCGCTGGTCGACCGCAAGGGCTCGGAGCTGACCCGCGAGGAGGCCTCCCGGCACCTGGGCGGCCACCTGTGCCGCTGCACCGGCTACACCAAGATCCTCGATGCGGTGGAGGCGCTGGCCCAAGGCGAGATGCCCGAAGCCGAGGTTCCCGGAGGCGTGGGCAGCCGGGGCATCAAGTACGAGGCCCGGGAGCTGGCCCTGGGCGACCGCGACTACATCGACGACCTGCGCCCCGAGGGGCTTTTGCACGCGGCGCTTCACCTGTCGGAGCACGCCCGGGCCGACATCGTGCGCATCGACACCTCCGCGGCTGAGGCCATGGATGGCGTGGAGGCGGTGTTCACCGCTGCGGATGTGCCCGGCGAGCTGCGGGTGGGGATCATCCACACCGACTGGCCGGTGTTCATCCCCGAGGGGGGCCGCACCTCCTATGTGGGCGACGTGCTGGCCATCGTGGTAGCCGACACCCGGGCCACCGCCCGACAGGCCGCCGAGGCCGTGGCGGTGACCTATGAGGTTCACCCCCCGATCACCGACCCGGTGGCCGCAGTGACCAACGGCTGTGAGGACGCGGTGTGGGAGCTCGACGGCAACGTGCTGTCTCGCTCGGTGTACGCCCGGGGCGACGTGGACGCCGCTTTGGCGGCCAGCGCCCACACCGTCCACGAGGTGTTCCAAACCCAGCGCATCGAGCACGCCTTCTTGGAGCCGGAGTCCACCCTGGCGGTGCCCCACGGCGACGGCACCATGCACGTTTACTCCGGCGGCCAGGGGGTGTGGGACGACCGCGACCAGATGGCCTCGGTGCTGGCCATCGATCCCCAGCAGATCACCGTGGAACTGGTGAGCAACGGCGGGGCCTTCGGCGGCAAAGAGGACATGGCCAACCAGGCCCAGACCGCGCTGGCCGCCTGGCTGCTGGGCCGCCCGGTGCTGTGCACGGTTTCGCGCGAGGAGTCGCTGCGGATGCATCCCAAGCGCCATCCCATCCGCATCGAGATGTGGGCCGGCTGCGACGCCGAGGGCCACCTCACCGCGCTGCGGGCCCGGATGGTGGGCGACTCCGGCCCCTATGCCTCGGTGGGCATGAAGGTGCTGGAGCGGGCCGCGGGCCACGCCAGCGGCCCCTATACGCTGCCCAACATCGACGTGGAGGCGGTGGCCGCCCGCACCAACAACCCGGTGTGCGGGGCCTTTAGGGGCTTTGGGGCCAACCAGGCCCAGTTCGCCATGGAGGGTGTCATGGACCGCCTGGCCGAGGCGGTGGGCATCGACGGCTGGGAGATGCGGTCGCGCAACGCGGTGGCCCCCGGCGCCATCTGGGGACCGGGACAGATCATGGACGACGGCTCGCTGGGGGCCCGGGCCTGCCTGGAGGCGGTCAAACCGGCCTGGGACGAGGCTCGGGCGGCCGGCAAGTCGGTCGGCTTAGGGCTCGGCCTCAAGAACTCCGGTCTGGGCAACGGCTTCAAGGAGATCGCCAAGGCTGTGGTGCGCTTCGACGACGACTACCACGAGGGCGGCGGCGTGGAGGTGCGCCACTGCTGGACCGAGATGGGCCAGGGGATCCACACCGTGGCCCAGCAGGTGGCGGTGACCGAGCTGGGAGTGAGCGCCGATCGGGTGCGGGTGGTGGTGGACACCACGTATGAGCTGGGCGCGGGCCAGACCACCGGCAGCCGAGGCACCCTGATGGGCGCCGGGTCGGTGGCCGATGCCTGCCAGGCCGCCCTGGCCGACGGGTGCCAGCCCGGCGTGGACTACTTCGGCGAGTACCGGGTGGACTGGACCAACAAGCTGTCGGATGGCGTGGAGAACCCCATCATCCACTCCACCTTCGGCTACGCCGCCCAGATGGTGGTGCTAAACGACGAGGGCGCCGTGGAGAAGGTGGTGGCCGCCCACGACGTGGGCAAGGCGGTCAACCCGCTGCTGTGCGAGGGCCAGATCGAGGGGGCGGTCCACATGGGCCTGGGCTACGCCCTCACCGAGGACTTCCCCGCCGACGAGAACGGCTGGCCCACCAACATGACCCTCAAGTCGCTGGGAATCCTGCGGCCCAAGGACATGCCCCCGGTGGACGTGATCCTGGTGGAGTCGCCCCAGCCCGGTGCCCCCTACGGCATCAAGGGCGTGGGGGAGATCGGCCTGGTGCCCACCGCCGGAGCGGTGGCCGCCGCGCTGCGGGCCCACAGCGGAACATGGCACAGCAGCCTTCCCATGGGGGAGTGA
- a CDS encoding NYN domain-containing protein, which translates to MPNTRVAVFIDYQNVYHGARDLFFSSGRIPSPLGSIDPLRFGVLLCDLGKVKDPRRVLAGVRVYRGQPDSRSGMKLSRSFDRQVEAWKQMPGVTVRTRPLTYHRTSNPGQKPKWTAEEKGVDVMMALDISIGARNDVYDVAIIASSDSDFVPALEDAVHVGKRVETATWWIPKSPRGQLRLPGRNIWNHCLDKSQFDLVRDDTDYSAESS; encoded by the coding sequence ATGCCTAACACCCGAGTTGCCGTCTTCATCGACTACCAGAACGTGTACCACGGTGCCCGCGACCTGTTTTTCTCTTCGGGAAGGATTCCATCGCCGCTAGGCAGCATTGATCCCCTCCGCTTCGGTGTGTTGCTCTGCGATCTCGGCAAGGTCAAAGACCCTCGTCGGGTGCTGGCGGGAGTTCGGGTATACCGCGGCCAGCCCGATAGCCGAAGCGGGATGAAACTCAGCCGGTCATTTGACCGGCAGGTGGAAGCCTGGAAGCAGATGCCCGGCGTCACGGTTCGCACCCGGCCTCTGACGTATCACCGGACCTCGAATCCGGGACAAAAGCCCAAATGGACAGCAGAGGAAAAGGGAGTGGATGTGATGATGGCCCTGGACATCTCCATAGGGGCCCGAAACGACGTCTATGACGTCGCGATCATCGCTTCTTCTGACTCCGACTTCGTTCCTGCATTGGAGGACGCGGTGCATGTCGGCAAGCGCGTTGAAACTGCTACTTGGTGGATACCCAAGTCTCCCCGCGGCCAGCTGAGGCTCCCCGGTCGCAATATCTGGAACCATTGCCTCGACAAGAGCCAGTTCGATCTCGTGCGCGACGACACCGACTACTCTGCCGAGTCGTCATAG
- a CDS encoding amidohydrolase family protein yields MDTGHHSSTTPGLVCAHHHLYSALARGMPAPPGVPTGFTDILKLIWWRLDRALDLDTIEWSAKLGALEALEAGCTAIVDHHESPNAIEGSLQVIADACAEVGVRISCAYGVTDRHGTEGAQRGLAENERFLRAGGRGMVGVHAAFTCSDDTLEAAAGLAADLGTGVHIHVAEGPVDAPAAERLERWSTDEWLLIHGVHLPDDHKLAGTLVHNPRSNMNNAVGYARPTRFANPVALGTDGIGADMLEEFRVAYVRHREDDVTATPDSAWEWLAQGWELFPEARSDIVRWSYDPIDPWRLAFTPGVRAVDVMVDGETLLADGVATRVDPDEIRAKAAEAANRLFAQLEEIDP; encoded by the coding sequence ATGGACACTGGCCACCACTCCAGCACCACCCCCGGGCTGGTCTGCGCCCACCATCACCTGTATTCCGCCCTGGCCCGGGGGATGCCCGCCCCACCCGGGGTTCCCACCGGGTTCACCGACATCCTCAAGCTGATCTGGTGGCGCCTCGACCGGGCGCTCGACCTCGACACCATCGAGTGGTCGGCCAAGCTAGGGGCGCTTGAGGCCTTGGAGGCGGGCTGCACCGCCATCGTCGACCACCACGAGTCGCCCAACGCCATCGAGGGCTCGCTTCAGGTGATCGCCGATGCCTGCGCCGAGGTGGGGGTGCGGATCAGCTGCGCCTACGGGGTGACCGACCGCCACGGCACCGAGGGCGCTCAACGGGGATTGGCCGAGAACGAGCGGTTCCTGCGGGCTGGGGGCCGAGGCATGGTCGGGGTCCACGCCGCCTTCACCTGCTCCGACGACACGCTGGAAGCGGCCGCCGGTTTGGCCGCCGACTTGGGCACCGGGGTCCACATCCATGTGGCCGAAGGCCCGGTGGACGCCCCCGCTGCCGAGCGGCTGGAACGGTGGAGCACCGACGAGTGGCTGCTGATCCACGGGGTGCATCTGCCCGACGACCACAAGCTGGCCGGCACCCTGGTACACAACCCCCGGTCCAACATGAACAACGCGGTGGGCTACGCCCGCCCCACCCGGTTCGCCAACCCGGTGGCGCTGGGCACCGACGGCATCGGGGCCGACATGCTCGAGGAGTTCCGGGTGGCCTACGTCCGCCACCGGGAGGACGACGTGACCGCCACCCCCGACTCGGCCTGGGAATGGCTGGCCCAAGGCTGGGAACTGTTCCCCGAGGCCCGCTCCGATATCGTCCGCTGGTCGTATGACCCGATCGACCCGTGGCGGCTGGCCTTCACCCCCGGCGTGCGGGCCGTCGACGTGATGGTCGACGGGGAGACGCTGCTGGCCGACGGGGTGGCCACCCGGGTGGACCCCGACGAGATCCGGGCCAAAGCCGCCGAAGCCGCCAACCGACTGTTCGCCCAATTGGAGGAGATCGACCCATGA
- a CDS encoding FAD binding domain-containing protein, which produces MSDVVVARSLNEALGALAEHPDATVLAGGTDLMVEINRGLRRPSQVVAVAQVPELRQWSVADNRVVVGGGVTYTEMMTTALADAAPALAQAARTVGSPPIRNAGTLGGNLGTASPAGDTLPVLAALNAEIVLAGPDGERRMGLDQFVVGVKRTSLQPGELIVRAEMDRPRGRQEFLKIGPRNAMVISMAGLALVVDRDARAVRCALGAVAAGIPRATEAEAWVAERIHWDNGADVDDAVADEFGSRVAAASSPIDDHRSTAAYRRHAVAVLATRALKRAFAEGGTGDA; this is translated from the coding sequence ATGAGCGATGTGGTGGTGGCCCGGAGCCTGAACGAGGCCCTGGGTGCGCTGGCCGAGCACCCCGACGCCACCGTGCTGGCCGGGGGCACCGATCTCATGGTGGAGATCAACCGGGGCCTGCGCCGTCCCAGCCAGGTGGTGGCCGTGGCCCAGGTGCCCGAATTGCGCCAGTGGAGCGTGGCCGACAACCGGGTGGTGGTGGGCGGCGGGGTCACCTACACCGAGATGATGACCACGGCATTGGCTGATGCCGCCCCCGCCCTGGCCCAGGCCGCCCGCACGGTGGGCTCCCCGCCCATTCGCAACGCCGGAACCCTGGGGGGCAACTTGGGCACCGCCTCGCCGGCGGGAGACACCCTGCCGGTGCTGGCCGCGCTCAACGCTGAGATTGTGTTGGCCGGCCCCGACGGGGAGCGCCGTATGGGCTTGGACCAGTTCGTGGTGGGGGTGAAGCGGACGTCGCTGCAACCGGGCGAGCTGATCGTGCGGGCCGAGATGGACCGGCCCCGGGGCCGCCAGGAGTTCTTGAAGATCGGCCCCCGCAACGCCATGGTGATCTCCATGGCCGGCCTCGCCCTGGTGGTGGACCGCGATGCCCGGGCCGTGCGCTGCGCCCTGGGCGCGGTGGCCGCCGGCATCCCCCGGGCCACAGAGGCCGAGGCCTGGGTGGCCGAGCGCATCCACTGGGACAACGGCGCCGATGTTGACGACGCCGTGGCCGACGAGTTCGGTTCGCGGGTGGCCGCAGCCTCCTCGCCCATCGACGACCATCGCTCCACCGCCGCCTACCGGCGCCACGCGGTGGCGGTACTGGCCACCCGAGCCCTGAAGCGGGCGTTCGCAGAAGGAGGCACCGGCGATGCCTGA
- a CDS encoding N-carbamoyl-D-amino-acid hydrolase, whose protein sequence is MSADNDSTLTTHLESEVTDERVSRLSSNLREITVGAAQLGPIAREETRAEVVERLLALLHEGHKQGCELVVYPELALTTFFPRWWIDDVDELNSFYETEMPSPEVKPLFDEAARLGIGFCLGYAELTPDGHRYNTYLLVDGEGNEVAKFRKVHIPGHETYEPQRPFQHLERAYFEPASETFRTWTAFRGEIGLALCNDRRWPETYRVMGLADVEMILIGYNTPIHYYPDPSQDFLAGFHSRLVMQAGAYQNGTFVVGVAKGGEEEGVESLAESCIIGPSGEVLAQAATDGDELVVAACNLNWCAAYKNTLYDFSRYRRPEMYKSIAEEMPLVFEKPYVEGAPIIGEAP, encoded by the coding sequence ATGAGCGCCGACAACGACAGCACGCTCACCACCCACCTGGAGAGCGAAGTGACCGACGAGCGGGTGTCGCGTCTCTCCAGCAACCTGCGCGAGATCACCGTGGGCGCCGCCCAGCTCGGTCCCATCGCCCGCGAGGAAACCCGGGCTGAGGTGGTGGAGCGGCTGCTGGCGCTTCTCCACGAGGGCCACAAGCAGGGCTGCGAGCTGGTGGTGTACCCCGAGCTGGCCCTGACCACGTTCTTCCCCCGGTGGTGGATCGACGACGTCGACGAGCTCAACAGCTTCTATGAGACCGAGATGCCCTCGCCCGAGGTCAAGCCGCTGTTCGACGAGGCGGCCCGCCTGGGGATCGGCTTCTGTCTGGGCTACGCCGAGCTGACCCCCGACGGCCACCGCTACAACACCTATCTGCTGGTGGACGGCGAGGGCAACGAGGTGGCCAAGTTCCGCAAGGTCCACATCCCCGGCCACGAGACCTACGAGCCCCAGCGCCCGTTCCAGCACCTGGAGCGGGCCTACTTCGAGCCCGCCTCCGAAACGTTCCGCACCTGGACCGCCTTTCGGGGCGAGATCGGCCTGGCCCTGTGCAACGACCGGCGCTGGCCCGAGACCTACCGGGTGATGGGCCTGGCCGACGTGGAGATGATCCTGATCGGCTACAACACCCCAATCCACTACTACCCCGATCCGTCCCAGGACTTTTTGGCCGGATTCCACAGCCGCCTGGTCATGCAGGCCGGGGCCTACCAGAACGGCACGTTCGTGGTCGGTGTGGCCAAAGGGGGCGAAGAGGAGGGGGTGGAGAGCCTGGCCGAGAGCTGCATCATCGGCCCATCCGGCGAGGTGCTGGCCCAGGCGGCCACCGACGGCGACGAGCTGGTGGTGGCCGCCTGCAACCTCAACTGGTGCGCGGCCTACAAGAACACGCTGTACGACTTCAGCCGCTATCGCCGCCCGGAGATGTACAAGTCGATCGCCGAGGAGATGCCGCTCGTCTTTGAGAAGCCGTACGTAGAGGGTGCGCCTATCATTGGGGAAGCGCCCTAA
- a CDS encoding putative addiction module antidote protein, giving the protein MTEEYQRFDSAAYVKPEGDVRGLLRAAAEEDQGDGAVIRAVLKHIAQTQNMSALARDTGLNRGNLYEALSEDGNPTLSTLLKLASALGLRLRLESVEERASTGTLR; this is encoded by the coding sequence GTGACTGAGGAATACCAAAGGTTTGACTCGGCGGCCTACGTGAAGCCCGAAGGAGATGTCCGAGGACTTCTCCGGGCGGCCGCGGAAGAGGACCAGGGAGACGGGGCAGTCATTCGTGCTGTCTTGAAGCACATCGCCCAGACGCAGAACATGAGCGCCCTCGCCCGCGACACCGGACTGAACCGCGGCAACCTGTATGAGGCACTGTCTGAAGATGGAAACCCCACTTTGTCAACGCTGCTGAAGCTTGCCAGCGCGTTGGGGCTGAGGCTGCGCCTTGAGTCCGTGGAGGAACGGGCATCGACAGGGACGCTGCGATGA
- a CDS encoding acetyl-CoA carboxylase carboxyltransferase subunit: MSNREEWKPWLEELDRRRTEGAAMGGPERVEKYMHSRGKLDVRQRINRLFDPGTFREIGSLVGTMEDIPSDGFVAGYGRIDARTVLAGAEDFTVLGGSIGPGNTAKRYRVAELAAQEGLPLVTMLEGAGHRLTDTGGSRAPGDLQAYADLNGQVPMVCLVMGASAGHGALAAPLSDFVIMTSYASMFTGGPPLVKAATGEDVTKEELGGADVCIRIAGSAHNEAPDDEAAIDMARLYLSYFPSRAGQPSPLSSGPDTEPRTVDELLDVIPPNDRRPYNMHQVIDLIVDDGSFFEIQPAYGPAIVVGLARFGGRPSAIVANNPAYLAGSVDAAAAIKATDFLEVIGNYDHPVVFLADNPGVMAGTKAEQEGILKWGGKMYRAERRLANPKIEITMRKAFGFGSVVMAQNPFDNQTQSFSLPSVNMAAMPAEPGGRSAKLDPETQAQVEHDQRSGPYRLANRLGSDDVIDPRDMRNAILGALTLAENR; the protein is encoded by the coding sequence GTGAGTAACCGCGAGGAGTGGAAGCCGTGGTTGGAGGAGCTGGACCGTCGGCGCACTGAGGGCGCCGCCATGGGCGGCCCCGAGCGGGTGGAGAAGTACATGCACTCCCGGGGCAAGCTGGACGTGCGCCAGCGCATAAACCGGCTGTTCGATCCCGGAACATTCCGGGAGATCGGCTCGCTGGTGGGCACCATGGAGGACATCCCCTCCGACGGGTTTGTGGCAGGCTACGGCCGGATCGACGCCCGAACGGTGCTGGCCGGCGCCGAGGACTTCACCGTGCTGGGCGGATCGATCGGCCCGGGCAACACCGCCAAGCGCTACCGGGTGGCCGAGCTGGCCGCCCAAGAGGGCCTGCCGCTGGTCACCATGCTGGAGGGGGCCGGCCACCGACTCACCGACACCGGGGGCAGCCGGGCACCCGGCGACCTCCAGGCCTACGCCGATCTGAACGGGCAGGTTCCCATGGTGTGCTTGGTGATGGGGGCCTCGGCCGGCCACGGCGCGCTGGCCGCCCCCCTGAGCGACTTCGTGATCATGACGTCGTACGCCTCCATGTTCACCGGGGGGCCGCCGCTGGTGAAGGCGGCCACCGGCGAGGACGTGACCAAAGAGGAGCTGGGCGGCGCCGACGTGTGCATCCGCATCGCCGGTTCGGCCCACAACGAGGCCCCCGACGATGAGGCGGCCATCGACATGGCCCGGCTCTACCTGTCGTACTTCCCGTCACGGGCCGGCCAGCCCTCGCCTCTCAGCAGCGGGCCCGACACCGAGCCTCGAACGGTGGATGAGCTGCTGGACGTGATCCCCCCCAACGACCGCCGGCCTTACAACATGCACCAGGTGATCGATCTGATCGTGGACGACGGCAGCTTCTTCGAGATCCAGCCCGCCTACGGCCCGGCCATCGTCGTCGGTTTGGCCCGCTTCGGAGGCCGGCCCAGCGCCATCGTGGCCAACAACCCCGCCTATCTGGCCGGCTCGGTGGACGCCGCCGCCGCCATCAAGGCCACCGACTTCTTGGAGGTGATCGGCAACTACGACCACCCGGTGGTGTTTTTGGCCGACAACCCCGGGGTGATGGCTGGCACCAAGGCCGAGCAGGAGGGCATCTTGAAGTGGGGCGGCAAGATGTACAGAGCCGAGCGCCGCCTCGCCAACCCCAAGATCGAGATCACCATGCGCAAGGCATTCGGCTTCGGCTCAGTGGTGATGGCCCAGAACCCGTTCGACAATCAGACCCAGTCGTTCTCCTTGCCCAGCGTGAACATGGCCGCCATGCCCGCCGAGCCCGGCGGCCGCTCAGCCAAGCTCGACCCCGAGACCCAGGCCCAAGTGGAGCACGACCAGCGCTCCGGCCCCTACCGCCTAGCCAATCGCCTCGGCAGCGACGACGTGATCGACCCCCGAGACATGCGCAACGCCATCCTCGGCGCTCTCACCCTGGCCGAGAATCGCTAG
- a CDS encoding LLM class flavin-dependent oxidoreductase, which yields MTSYPVALYLQDAHSVAEAIEYVRYAEQKGFDAVWQADSRLVREATVPMAAFAASTDTIKVGSGVLDMWTRNPARLAATFSTLDDLAPGRILCGLGAWWDPLASKVGVDRRRPLGAMREVVTVVRALLADENVTFDGDYVHLEDVELDYVHQPRRPKDVPIYIGATGMKMMALTGEIADGVVLNYLVSPDYNRRAMDALAEGAARAGRTVDDLDRPQLVVCSLAEDRAEALDAARLLVTQYLGQQPHIMAASGVPDSLLDQVNAVLTWPATLEQVEAASKLVPDEIVQMLCAAGTAEECRAKVDEYVANGATCPILYPLGPDVRAMIDVFGPA from the coding sequence ATGACCTCATACCCGGTAGCCCTCTACCTGCAAGACGCCCACTCGGTGGCCGAGGCCATCGAGTACGTGCGCTACGCCGAGCAGAAAGGCTTTGACGCTGTCTGGCAAGCCGACTCCCGGCTGGTGCGGGAGGCCACGGTGCCCATGGCCGCCTTCGCCGCCTCCACCGACACCATCAAGGTGGGCAGCGGGGTGCTCGACATGTGGACCCGCAACCCGGCCCGGCTGGCCGCCACGTTCTCCACCCTCGATGACCTGGCCCCGGGCCGCATCCTGTGCGGGCTTGGGGCGTGGTGGGACCCGCTGGCCAGCAAGGTGGGGGTGGACCGCCGCCGCCCGCTGGGGGCCATGCGCGAGGTGGTCACCGTGGTGCGGGCGCTGTTGGCCGACGAGAACGTGACCTTCGACGGCGACTACGTGCATCTCGAAGACGTGGAGCTCGACTACGTGCATCAGCCTCGCCGTCCCAAGGACGTGCCCATCTACATCGGGGCCACCGGCATGAAGATGATGGCTTTGACTGGCGAGATCGCCGATGGCGTGGTGCTCAACTACCTGGTGTCGCCCGACTACAACCGCCGGGCCATGGACGCCCTAGCCGAGGGCGCGGCCCGGGCGGGGCGAACGGTGGACGACCTCGACCGCCCGCAACTCGTGGTGTGCTCGCTGGCCGAAGACCGGGCCGAGGCGCTGGACGCCGCCCGTCTGCTGGTGACCCAGTACCTGGGCCAGCAGCCCCACATCATGGCCGCCTCCGGCGTGCCCGACTCGCTGCTGGATCAGGTCAACGCCGTGCTCACCTGGCCCGCCACCCTGGAGCAGGTGGAGGCGGCCTCCAAGCTGGTTCCCGACGAGATCGTGCAGATGCTGTGCGCGGCCGGCACCGCCGAGGAGTGCCGGGCCAAGGTGGACGAGTACGTGGCCAACGGGGCCACCTGCCCCATCCTCTACCCCCTGGGTCCCGACGTGCGGGCCATGATCGACGTCTTCGGCCCGGCATGA
- a CDS encoding Zn-dependent hydrolase encodes MATEISVDGQGLSDRLAALASIGEIEGTDGACRLALTDEDRDGRDLVVTWMRDLGLEISIDGIGNVTGTLAGAEPGPPVMCGSHIDTVRTGGRYDGNLGVLAGLQVIEAVQRAGITTRRPLAVGFFTDEEGSRFPPDMLGSLVYTGELPLEEALDIVGTDGAVVGTELDRIGYRGPAPCPSPPPHAFIELHIEQGPILDTEDIVIGAVTGVQGISWTEITVAGQSNHAGTTPMDMRHDAGWAATRIAVFVHDLAEEFGPPQVCTVGRVELHPNLVNVVASDAVLTVDMRNTDDHLLTEAEDRLAAFLEELAAESGTGITSRRLARFAPVEFDPEMIDRVEQAAAELGFSHRRLCSGAGHDAQMFAPVCPTSMVFVPSWEGISHNPFEHTEPEHLEAGANVMLQVMLELAEIAEVSEADEKAGATA; translated from the coding sequence GTGGCTACTGAGATCAGCGTCGATGGTCAGGGCCTAAGCGACCGTTTGGCTGCTCTGGCTTCAATTGGCGAAATCGAGGGCACCGACGGTGCCTGTCGTTTGGCGTTGACCGACGAGGATCGCGACGGCCGCGACCTGGTGGTGACGTGGATGCGGGATCTGGGCTTGGAGATCAGCATCGACGGCATCGGCAACGTGACCGGCACGCTGGCCGGGGCCGAGCCGGGGCCGCCGGTCATGTGCGGCAGCCACATCGACACCGTGCGCACCGGCGGGCGCTACGACGGCAACCTGGGCGTTTTGGCCGGCTTGCAGGTGATCGAGGCGGTGCAGCGGGCGGGCATCACCACCCGGCGGCCGCTGGCGGTGGGGTTCTTCACCGACGAGGAGGGCTCCCGGTTCCCGCCCGACATGCTGGGAAGCCTCGTCTACACCGGCGAGCTCCCCCTGGAGGAGGCGCTCGACATCGTGGGCACCGACGGCGCGGTGGTGGGCACCGAGCTCGACCGGATCGGCTATCGGGGCCCGGCCCCGTGTCCGTCGCCCCCGCCCCACGCCTTCATCGAACTGCACATTGAGCAGGGCCCGATCCTCGACACCGAGGACATCGTGATCGGCGCGGTCACCGGGGTGCAGGGCATCAGCTGGACCGAGATCACCGTGGCCGGGCAGTCGAACCACGCCGGCACCACCCCGATGGACATGCGCCACGACGCTGGATGGGCCGCCACCCGCATCGCGGTGTTCGTCCACGACTTGGCCGAGGAGTTCGGCCCCCCGCAGGTATGCACCGTGGGGCGGGTGGAGCTGCACCCCAATCTCGTGAATGTGGTGGCCTCTGATGCGGTGCTGACCGTGGACATGCGCAACACCGACGATCACCTGCTCACCGAGGCCGAGGACCGCCTGGCCGCCTTCTTGGAGGAGCTGGCCGCCGAGTCGGGCACGGGGATCACCTCTCGGCGCCTGGCCCGGTTCGCCCCGGTGGAGTTCGACCCCGAGATGATCGACCGGGTGGAGCAAGCCGCCGCCGAGCTGGGGTTCAGCCACCGGCGGCTGTGCTCGGGCGCGGGCCACGACGCCCAGATGTTCGCCCCGGTGTGCCCCACCTCGATGGTGTTCGTGCCCTCCTGGGAGGGCATCAGCCACAACCCGTTCGAGCACACCGAGCCCGAGCACCTCGAAGCGGGGGCCAACGTGATGCTGCAGGTCATGCTGGAGCTGGCCGAGATCGCCGAGGTCTCGGAAGCAGATGAGAAGGCGGGGGCAACCGCATGA
- a CDS encoding (2Fe-2S)-binding protein, whose translation MPDPYTLRVNGADCEVADADLTESLLFVLRERLGLTGTKNACTEGECSSCAVLVDGVLTCSCLVLAAAAAGQEITTVEGLGDGRDGLSVVQEAFVDEGAVQCGFCTPGLIVAVHDLLEADPDPSDGDVREALSGNLCRCTGYGRILAAVHSVAATKRSQP comes from the coding sequence ATGCCTGATCCCTACACCCTGCGGGTGAACGGCGCCGACTGCGAGGTGGCCGACGCCGATCTCACCGAGAGCCTGCTGTTCGTGCTGCGGGAGCGCCTCGGGCTCACCGGCACCAAGAATGCCTGCACCGAGGGCGAGTGCAGTTCGTGCGCGGTGCTGGTGGACGGGGTGCTCACATGTTCGTGTTTGGTGCTGGCGGCGGCCGCGGCGGGCCAGGAGATCACCACCGTGGAGGGACTGGGCGACGGCCGCGACGGCCTGTCGGTGGTGCAAGAGGCGTTCGTGGACGAGGGCGCGGTGCAGTGCGGCTTCTGCACCCCGGGACTGATCGTGGCCGTTCACGACCTGTTGGAAGCCGACCCCGATCCCAGCGACGGCGATGTGCGCGAAGCCCTGTCGGGAAATCTGTGCCGCTGCACCGGCTACGGGCGGATACTGGCCGCCGTCCATTCGGTGGCGGCCACCAAGCGGAGCCAGCCATGA